GTGCTGTTCATCGAGTGCCCGCGCATGCTTTTCCCCTTCGCCCGCCAGATCATAGCAGACTGCACACGCAATGGCGGTTTCCCGCCGCTGATGATCGATCCCGTCGATTTCGCACAGATGTTCCAGCGCCGGATGGCCGAGGAACAGGCGAAAGGCCAGGTCCAGGCCTGACGCCGGGAAGACAAGACTACACGGAAAGGGCGGCTCAGCCGCCCTTTTTCGTACCGGCAAGCCAGAGCGCCTTTTCGCCCAGTCCCTCGACGAGCCGGCGATGCGCCTCGATCTCGCCAGCGGAGATGCGCGGCGGAAGCGGCGACGGGCGGGTACGGAGCACAATCGTCTCGTCGGACGAATCTTCCGTGTCCCCGTTTCCCGACGTGTCGCGCATTTCAAGGCTCAACGCCGCCTGCTTGCCGCCGACAAGCTCGATATAGACCTCGGCAAGTAGCTCGCTGTCGAGCAATGCGCCATGTTTCTCGCGCATCGAATTATCGATGCCGTAGCGCCGACACAGCGCGTCGAGCGAATTCGGTCCCATCGGATGGCGACGGCGCGCCAGGCTCAGACTGTCCACGATGCGGTCGGGATCGATCGGCGGAAAACCGAGGCGGGCGAATTCCGCGTTGAAGAAGCCGACATCGAAACCGGCATTGTGCGCAATAAGGGTCGCACCTTCGGTGAATTCCAGCCAGTCCTGCAGGATCTCGGAGAATTTGGGCTTGTCGGCGAGCTGTTCGTTGGAAATGCCGTGCACGGCAAGCGCGTCAGGATGAACCTCACGCCCCTCCGGATTGATATAGACGTGAAAATTCCGCCCGGTGATGAAACGGTTTTCCAGTTCGACCGCGCCTATCTCGATAATGCGGTCCATCGACGGATCGAGTCCGGTCGTTTCCGTATCGAAAATGATTTCACGCATGGTTTGCTTCTTCCGGAAATGCTTCACCGCCATGATGCAGGTGCGACGGTCCCGGCTCAACTGCGCTCAGGCGTCTTCCCGTGCTTCTTTTTCACGATCCATTGCCGTCAGGACGCGAATGAGGTCCCGCACCTTCGCACGCGCAGCGTCCATGCCCAGAGAAGTGTCGATGATGAAATCCGCACGCCGACGCTTCTCGGCGTCGGGGAGCTGCCGGGCGAGAAGTTCCCGGAACCGCTCTTCCGTCA
This portion of the Oricola thermophila genome encodes:
- the dnaQ gene encoding DNA polymerase III subunit epsilon, encoding MREIIFDTETTGLDPSMDRIIEIGAVELENRFITGRNFHVYINPEGREVHPDALAVHGISNEQLADKPKFSEILQDWLEFTEGATLIAHNAGFDVGFFNAEFARLGFPPIDPDRIVDSLSLARRRHPMGPNSLDALCRRYGIDNSMREKHGALLDSELLAEVYIELVGGKQAALSLEMRDTSGNGDTEDSSDETIVLRTRPSPLPPRISAGEIEAHRRLVEGLGEKALWLAGTKKGG